A window of the Planococcus citri chromosome 4, ihPlaCitr1.1, whole genome shotgun sequence genome harbors these coding sequences:
- the LOC135843803 gene encoding uncharacterized protein LOC135843803 codes for MQSDSNDNKIKLWIIKFIVWILVIGGLMIVYDKTVPTSDKTQLSDEEMQSRDKEIQLPDKQKQSRNNVIVQLSESRDNVIQLSVSRDNVIQLSGSRVQLSEMSDKQKQSFDKAMQSMDRAMQSMDKQMQSMDKQMQSLGKGINRIRIVVDEKRSKY; via the exons ATGCAGTCGGATTCAAACGataacaaaataaaactttgGATAATCAAGTTTATAGTATGGATTTTAGTCATCGGGG GTCTAATGATAGTTTACGACAAAACCGTTCCTACCTCAGATAAAACGCAATTATCGGATGAAGAAATGCAATCGAGGGATAAAGAAATACAATTGCCCGATAAACAAAAGCAATCGAGGAATAATGTAATAGTACAATTGTCGGAATCGAGGGATAATGTAATACAATTGTCGGTATCAAGGGATAATGTAATACAATTGTCGGGATCGAGAGTACAATTGTCGGAAATGTCGGATAAACAAAAGCAATCGTTCGATAAAGCAATGCAATCGATGGATAGAGCAATGCAATCGATGGATAAACAAATGCAATCGATGGATAAACAAATGCAGTCGTTGGGTAAAGGAATTAATAGAATTAGAATCGTCGTCGATGAGAAAAGgtcaaagtattaa